From a single Cyclobacterium marinum DSM 745 genomic region:
- a CDS encoding ABC transporter ATP-binding protein: MNILSVENLSKTYRSGNRELTVLDQVSFEVEQGKTLSIVGPSGSGKTTLLGLCAGLDVASSGSVRMDGKALENMNEDQRAGIRNQLVGFIFQNFQLLQTLTALENVMVPLELKKRKDAKDKAKELLVKVGLGDRLTHYPNQLSGGEQQRVSIARAFANEPKILFADEPTGNLDTETGEMVENLIFKLNKEQGTTLILVTHDLELAAKTHQSLHIKGGKIQEATHG, from the coding sequence AAGCGTTGAAAATCTGAGCAAAACCTACCGTAGTGGAAACAGGGAACTCACTGTATTAGATCAGGTAAGTTTTGAAGTGGAACAAGGTAAAACCCTTTCAATAGTCGGCCCTTCCGGGAGCGGTAAAACCACCCTGTTGGGCTTATGCGCCGGTTTGGATGTGGCCAGTTCCGGAAGCGTTCGCATGGATGGTAAAGCACTTGAAAACATGAACGAAGATCAAAGGGCCGGCATTAGGAATCAATTGGTGGGTTTTATTTTCCAAAATTTTCAACTTTTACAAACTTTAACAGCATTGGAAAATGTAATGGTTCCTTTGGAGTTAAAGAAACGAAAAGATGCCAAAGATAAGGCAAAAGAGCTTTTGGTAAAAGTAGGGCTTGGGGACAGGCTAACCCATTACCCTAATCAATTATCCGGTGGGGAACAACAAAGGGTTTCCATTGCCAGGGCTTTTGCAAATGAGCCAAAAATATTATTTGCAGACGAACCTACCGGCAACTTAGATACTGAAACCGGAGAAATGGTTGAAAATCTAATCTTTAAGCTAAACAAGGAGCAAGGGACCACATTAATTTTGGTTACCCACGACTTGGAATTAGCAGCAAAAACACACCAGTCATTACATATTAAAGGCGGTAAAATACAGGAGGCTACACATGGTTGA